The stretch of DNA GATATTCGGGCAGCTGGTGGAGACTTTCAAACAAAACGTTTCCCAAAGCATCAAGCTACTATTCAAAGTGTCTGATTCCTGATGTTTTGGAGGGATAAAAAGTCTAATTTGCCATTGCACATTTTCAAATTATCCCAAAGAAAACCGCAGAAGTCTCAAAGGCAATATTTATGAACCTGAGAGTAGTACATCCGAAACAtgctttaaattgaattattTCGACAGATTTGATGGAAATTAGGTGAAAAATGTCTCTACGTTTGTACAGAAAGTTGGGTTTGTTACTTTTGGAACGTTTCACATGTCTCAGTTTTGCACGCCGTCTCACAAAGAAGGCTTTCTCTGTGTCCTACGGGGCGAGCCAGCCATGTTTCTTTCGTGGTGTCACACAGAGGCCACAGTCTAACCCGACCCACTGCGGACAGACCAGCCTCAGTGCACGGGCACACCTGCAAGACTGGCACACAAATCAGGGGGGGTGACCCCTCTGTGCCAGTAAACGCTGATAATCAAATCAAACGTTTTCTCATCTGAAAAATGAAGCTCGTTTTTTGTGGACACTCAATGCAGCCCCGTGCGCTCCACTGTTTGTGGTTTCCAGGCATGACGGAGATTGAGAAGCAGGTGATGATGAAGCTGAAGGAGGTGGTGGACAAGCAGAGAGACGAGATCCGAGCGAAGGACCGCGAGCTGACGCTGAAAAATGAGGACATAGAAGCAGTAAGGCCACACAGGCTGTTTTGTTTGCCCTTATTCAAATCTGTGGTTTTACATATCAGAACATAACCAAAGGAAAGAGACTCTGGTCCTTGACAGGTCTTAAAACGAGGTAAATGACGTGTCGCTCGTGTCGTTATTTGTGCACCAAAACCTAAGAGAGACCCGCCTGAGAGGGCACAATCGCCCCTCTGTGTTacctgctcctgcagctccagcagcagcagtcccGCCTCATGAAGATCAACCACGACCTGCGGCATAAAATCTCCGTGGTGGAGGCTCAAGGGAAAGCGCTCATCGGGCAGAAggtggagctccaggctggcGCTCAGGCGCAAGCGCAGGAGGTCGGCGCTCTTCGGCAGGAAGTCGCACGCTTGCGGGAGCGGCTTCAAGGAGAGCTGCCCGCCCAGAACCCAGAGGAAGCCCAGCCTCTGCCCCCATCACCTGCAGAGGTAAAGCacaacagggggaaaaaaaactctaaaATCGGGATATTTTAGATGTGAGTATAGATATTTCTGACCCACTAACATATTTGCTCTTAGATGAGTTGAGTGCAAAAAAGTctcattttgaaataaaatcaGCCTTTCTATTGATTTTAAAGGACTATATACAACAGACACATTTGTACTATTAATTAGATCTAGAGATGCAAAGATGCACTTTTTTGGGTTCTAACTAAATATTAACTAATTCTGCAACAACATTTTAGCTTAAAGTTTAAATTGTCGTTGTAAGAAAGGCCTTTTAAAGAGAATCCGAAGCTGATGTCGCACGTCAGGGTTTATTTGAATGCCATATTGCGTTTTCGATCACTCTGAGGCTCTTTTGTTTGTACAGACCCTGAGTTCAAGCTTCAGGATAGCGTTTTCTACGCTCAAAACTGTAGGATCGGCCTCTAAAAATGATATTTCAgtccatttttttaaaatcttcataACCAAATGTTCAGCATATTTTTCTActgcaagtaaaaaaaacaaatctcacTTTTAATGAGTTTTGATATAAAAATGACATCCTTCTCCTCAGTATAGTGACTCATAAAGTAAACACATGGCGGCTGAATCTTTTTGGTTGTATTATAGGTTGTTTACTTTAATAAATCAGCCAAAAAATGGGGTGGGATATCAGCACAATACCAGTTGGTTGATTAGCTGATTTTGCATTCATCAGAGTTATTCAGTTACTCCTGGAAAAGTCCACCTTCTGTACTTCTCTGTGTCTTCTCTTCTTCATCAGATTTGACCCATTTTTAGCCAAACGAAACAAAATATAACCTGGTAACAACGGCCTTCAAACAAGGGGGTAATGGTAGAGCAACGTACAACTCAACATATCTTCacattctttatattcagcgaCATCAGTCCCATATCTGGTAAATTACTGACACGAGGGTCTGAGCCCGATACCAGCATTGGAGGAAAAACGTCCTTCAGTATGTAGCAAAAAaattcatttcactttcatcAACTGGTTAATCAGTCGACTTGCTTCctagttttttgttttcctccatgaGTATGAAATAAAATGGTAAAATACCAGGAGAGTAGCTCAGCATGAGCGAATGAATACCCATGTGACATAATCCTGATGAGACTTCTTGATCCCGCTGCTCATTTCAGACCCTGAAGGTCAGTTATAACTGAAGGTGCCTTTTTCTTTCTACTCTTAATCGATCAATACCTCCTGTTCAACATTTTCGGCTGAGTTTTAATGAAATACTTGTGAATACATCCCCTCGACCAGCAAAGTTCTCCTGCCGCGATGCATCTTAAGCCAAAAGCCCGAATCAAAGGTTCAGTGAAGCTATAATAAAGTGTCTTTTACTCCCACCAGCGTGCTAAAGCTGCCGCAGTGGTGTTGGGGGCTGAGGGCTGGTCAGACAGACCCGACCCCTGTGAGCTGATGCCGGGCGGGTTTGATTCTGCCCTGTGGCCCCCGTCCGGTTCCTTCGGTGCAGAAGGACACGAGCACGAGGAGGCCGAGGACGAGGCCGTGTTGCTTTGGGTAATGCAGAAGTGCAAAGTTGGCAAAGCAGAGTGGTGTGATTACCCGAGTCTAACGTGAAACCTCCCAGAGGAAGAACGGGTGGAGACGGCGCACTAACACCGTGACCCCAGAGGAAGCGCTGGTGTCTGCATGGCTGTGTGACGACTAACAGAGTGTCAGAGGGGGTTTTCTCCTCGGCCAACTGGGTGAGACTCTCTGGATGACTGCATTGACGGCCCTTCTAAATATAAACCGCTGTGACCGCTCGGCCTCTAACAGCACTTAAAGTTGTCCTTCCGTGCACTGTGATTGTGAAGCACTGACGGCGTAAGTGCTGGTTTTAAAGTCCAACTGAAATTAAACTATAGGCGGGGAGAAAGGGAAGATGAATTTGAACCGGTCTGATGTCTTTGAACAAGtctaaagaaaataaagctcAGCGGtcagaataaaaagaaagatcTGACCATTAAACTGAAAGAAAGGCCGATACAGCTCAGCTTCACCTTCATCTGAGGCGACTGAACTGTATATATGCAGAACTGTGTGCTCCACGTGTGCGATCTGTTTCTGTTCAACACTAAAACATGACATAAGATACCCAGCAGTGGAGAATAACCGGCAAGTTCTTCCCTGTATCCTCACATCAGGCACAGCCAGCCTCTATGTTTTGATTCTTCACTTTGAATAGGCCAATGTTGACTGAAATGCACGTAATACAATATTGATAAGAACAgttggaaatttttttttttattttttttatttttttttttttttatggagatTCAGTGAAATAGATGCAAAAGCCAGTCTCTGCTGATGCCTGATATTTAAAGACTGAAATATTGACATATGCTGTTGATGATGGATGTGATGATATCTGGATTTGATTTGAGAAAACACACGGCTGTTCGTAAACTAGTGGTGGTCGTGCCGGTGGCTGTGTCCGTCTTTCTTCCCCTCTCAGCCTTATTTATGGCAGGTGATGAAAACTATGACATAAACCCTTTTTTTAGAGCATCGGACCACTAATTATTAACAAACTGACAAAAATGTGACACTCAAACATCATTTACACGAGCTAATTGTGAAACTGAAAGGCAAAAAAAGGTCCAGATTTGAATTCATTCTACTTTTAATGGGACAGTTATTGTGTATTTTCCTGAAATCAAAAAGAAACTCTTGGccttttaaaagaacaaaacattACTTTTATCAGCTAAAAGGTGTGATTTCAGTTGGACGTTATGTGTAGAACAGGTTTGGTTTTCCACAGTGCATGAGTGACTTGAATGAGTTGCAcgtgtttcaggtgtttgtcTTTAGCTCTCGATGACTGTGCTGagttacaaaacaaaaaaaaaacctaagatcgagtttgagttcaaaggagggaagggaaaactaaactaaacgtATTGGAACAAGGGCCAGTGTCTGACTTATAGTTCAACATTTGCCACCAGGAGGCGATGTGCGATGAGGACATGCCTGCTGTGTTCCAATATTTCACAAAGGTATCCTCACACCCTCCCCcctccttcctctttttttctaccccccccccccctcctccctctggTTTAGTTTACTCTGTGTGTGATGCTTTCCTCTGTCGGCAGGAGGCCCTGTGCGAGGAGGAGTCGGGCAGCCTGGACCCAAAGGACCCCAACAGGCCCCGGTTCACCCTACAGGAGCTGAGGGACGTCCTCCATGAGAGGAATGAGCTCAAAGCCAAAGTGTTTCTGCTGCAGGAGGAGCTGGCATACTACAAAAGGTACTGATGGTATCAAAAGCATTTCAGTCTGAAGACATaaaataggatttttttttttttcataatgacGGGAAAACTTTAGGTAAACTGCTTCCTTTTAACTGAAGATGATTTCCTTGGGCTAACTTTAAACTCTCTCCTGCTGTTGTAGAGATTCGGTGAAACAAGGAATCAAGCAGCCAAGCCCTCTTGTAATCtcttaaagtggtcttgagcaatagttctccaggctttctgaaggtctttcaaagtttttctttggacattggctgctttttcactcgtTTTCAGTCTAGTTCTtgtgttatttttgtttgttaagccacttaaaacTGACCTAtgggggcggtctgtggcgtagtgggtacagcagacgccccatgtacagaggctatagtcctcgctgcagctggccccggttcgaatcccgcatcggatggccctttgctgcgtgctattccccctctctctaccccctgcttcctgtctctcttcactgtcctatataataaaggcataaaaagtcccaaaaaataataataaaaaaaactgacctatgaatcattcaagcttTAAAAAGGCTCCCAACTCGAggaatgaaccagtgttgtgtcgacacataatagacaacttagcaaagaaacagttttaaattgtatctttaggcactttgtcaccagcagcctgtcacaaagacacatcatttgttcccatttctttagtttcatctATGAAGGCCATCTATGAGCTTGTTGCAGCATAAATGGCTGATGAGAACCTGTATTACACCAGTCAGGCTGAATCGCTGGTCCCAGCACAGTCCAGATTCTTCTTCTAAATacttacaataaaaaaaaaaaaaactaatgggAAAAAATATTGGAAGACGGTTGTTTGAACTAGATTGAATATTTTTGAATACTGGGCAGGTCGTCAATTTCAAACTATTCTAGTCGACTCTGGAGTCCTGGAGGAAAATAGATGTACCTTCAATAAATACGTGGATCAGTGACATGGCATCTTGTTGGAAAGACGGACCTATAAAACTAGAGGACGGGAAGAGGAGTTTGAGGAAAAGTGGTGgacttgtttattttatttagttttgcatgtgctgtttttttgcattttgtattgtttattattatcattctaATACAAATTTCAACTTTCTTTGCAGTGATGAAGCAGAGGATGAGATCGGGACTCCGTCTCCGTCTCCCTCCCCTGAACTGAGGACTCGCTCCCGTTCTTCTGCCCAGCCGGAATCTGGAATCAAGCGCCTGTATGTTCAACCCGAATGcctgcaaacacacacccaaacactcCTGCAGAATCTGCTGGTTAAGAACGCGCACCTGTTCAAATCTTCATCTTTCCGATTAATTGAGTACAAAACAATGGCTTTGCATGCACTGGGAACAGCCTCATTTCTCTTTTGGTCTGTGCATGCTCCAACATTTGCCTGTTACATGCTTGTTTCTGGGGCTATTTCAGGCTGGCAACCTTACCTTTGTTACAGGCTTAATGTCTCATAACAATACTGTCCATTTCTATGTTTAATTCTGCCGTGAAAGATGAATTCATTGCCTTCTGAAACGGGTGAAAGCAGCTAGAAGAATGTTTCGGCTTTATCCAAAAAGAAATAATGGACTAACTGCCATTGATTCGAGGTGGAAACGGCCCATTCACACACCCACTTCCTGTGCTTGTCTGGCTGTGGAAACAAAGGGTGAAAACATGTCCTGCGTTTTAAATCCTAAACACATTAACAACATGTTCCAATTATTCACCCCGACTTGTCTGTGAGGAAGTGAAGATCCCCGATTTAAAAGCTGCAGTTTAAATCTAAGAGGTGAGAAAATGTGTTATACAATAGGGAAAATTAGATAATGTCCCATCTAGCATGtcatttttcaaagaaaatgagCCAATGTGAGAAGTGGAGCTGCAAACAGCTTTCATACATCCCAAAGACGCAGCTTGTTGCTCATATAGCTTTGGGTTTAATCCTGTTGAATGTGTCTTATTTACAAGATAGTCACGCTCGATATGTATCATCTTCTTCTGTAGCTTTTATATAACCGTTGTGCAGTAAAAAAAGTGCAACATTTCCTCCTGTGCAGAGTCGCATGTTGGGAAAATACTAAAAGCATAAAACAGCTGAAGTGGAAATCCCCTCATTAGAATTCTGTGAACTCCTGGCATCAGATATGTTCAGTTTACTAAAATGAACCGATTTCtattcatttcttcttttttctttttttataatttaaacAAACATTTGACAATGGATTCTCTGTTTGAATTACTGCCATCAGCAGCCATGCTGCATGCTTGTTTAAAACGCAGTAGTACAACTCACTTAATTCTCCATTCATTGAAAAGATGAACGCGCTGTTTTTAGCACATTCGGaatgtttaaaaatgtgtgTTAGTATAGAATCATAGGTTTGTACAGAACTGATCAATAGACCCGATCCAGTCCTCATTTCGTTATATTTCCtttcaagcagccagactttctcaTAATCTCTTAAAGTGGtcacagttctccaggctttctgaaggtctttcaaagtttttctttggacatttgctgctttttcaccCATTTTCAGTCAAATTCTTGggtatttttgtttgttaagccacttaactctgacctatggaTCAGTCGAGCATTAAAAacggctcctaactcaagggatgaaccggTGTTGTGTctgcacataacagacaacttagcaaagaaccagttttaaagtatctttaggcactttgttaccagcagcctaTCACAAAGACACGtcattttttcccatttctttagtttcatctatgaaaaaccccaaagataacacagtttgacagacagaaaataggatttctgcagcaacaaggtgattcccaaagagctattagctgaaaacttggcatatctcagcatggtgtgcagtgtgtccttaaaacatttgaggaaactagATAagtagaagtgtcaggcctaaaaaactatctacagcagatgaacagtatctgaaagtgatgtccttaagaaagaggaaaacatccagcaaagacccgacacaggacctgagagatgcatctggaccttcagctgatccatctactgttggcccaagcctcatcagaaatggtctccatggaagggtggctgtcaagaagccgttcttaaggaagggaaacagagagaaaaggctgagctgtgccaaatgacacaagaagtggactgaaaatcagtggcagcaggtcttatagagggatgaatcctccccagagccccgacctcaacattattgaagcagtgtgggatcatcctagcctagcaagccagacccgtacagcaaaaagctgtacagggccCCGGCAAATTCCATTTGTGGCCGCTAGgtgcgtctagatttctaggctaggatcatcctgacagagaacggaacaaaaggcagccgacatccaaagaagagctttgggatgtccttcaagaagcctggagaactattcctgatgACTACTTAGATTCTACTTGTTAACTCTCTAAATCCTAGTCTGATTCAGCATCCACTGGAGTTCAGTCCTACAGGAACATCTTTGCACTCTCTGATTATATTGCTCAGGTTTCATTGTTTCCAGTTAGTCATTAAACCACAACGTGACGAAACCGTCTCGAGTTTTGATCCTAATAAATTCTCTACTTCTGGCCTCAGGTCGTCCAAGTGAGGCTGCTTTATAGTTCAATCCATATTGTATTTCCTGTCCCTGCAGCTTTTATCTCCATCATAGATTTCCTGAGAATAGAGTGCATCATTTACTCACACCGACATACTGACAGTGtttcattctgttttctgaATGAACTCTGGTCTGACTTGTGTATTTTCAGTTGTAATGAGTTGTGGGTCAAACAGGTCAAAGGTTGACGTGGTCCCTGTCTccgccccccccctccctcctctgtGTGTCTCCACCTCTGTGTAACAGGATCTTCACAGCCATAATGCCGATGGTGGCGGCTGGTTTGATCCCAGATGACCCCACTTTACAGCCAATCAGACGCCTCATGTCGCTTGTATGACTCCATATTCGTTTGGCTTCAGTCTGTCACCGTCTCAGCTAACAGCCTCCACCCCACTTGCATGTGCCGGGGTTGGCTTTCTTTTCGCACCTTCGTAgtattctgattggctgattgTTGGGGCTGTCTGTGGATCGTTGAAATCAGCCAGTCAGAATAGATCTTTAGTCTGTCGACTCATCTTCTCCCTCACTGACAAACCCCCACAACTCACAAAATAATTCACAAACTAAAGCACTTTTAGCTCATAGCTCCTGATTAAATGTGCCGGCCCTGGTCATAAAGAGGTGAGATTCTGAATAAAATGTAAGAATGGAAACTCATGCAAATCATTTAAACACAGAAATTTATCAAGACAACTTGTCTGATGTGGCACATTTTGAGTTTGATGGCATCAGAAAGCTGTTAACGTCTCCTTTTAGCAAAGTTTTTAAAAGGGAAAAGACGGGAATTTCACCAGTTTAACAGTTCAGAGCTTCCTCTGTCGTATTTTGTCTCTTTATAATTTTCTAAATACTTTAAGTGGGGGCAGTTTAGGACTTGGACTCTTTTACTACAGAGCTGCCCTGGTGAAAAATTTATATACTTTACTGCATTTCAAATATATTCACATTTTTATAGTGTATTTCCACAAAAGTGAACTACCTAGAAATATATGAGAAGTTTGCTAATGTCACACTTTTCACACACTTGAAAATAAACCTACTATAGTAAACTTTACTGGGGtatattaaaattaaaatacactTTAAGTTAAAGTTATCTGCTGTTTATattgtttcatattttttttaaactatttttgcACTGAaagcgttttgtttttttaggtaTATTTTAATATCTCAAAATTTATAAACCCAATTTTAGTTGCACTTTGTATTTTCAACccataaagtaaaaacaaagtaTAATAAGATGTTTTACAGTACAGAAATGTAACTGATCAACTATATAAGGACACATTAATGAGATATTGTTTTTGAATTAGTTGCTTTTttgcaatacattttttatcatccttataaaacaaagtaagtaaactttattttactattttatttatactatttatttaataatatatttaattaaatatacaatatttaattaaatatatattaattatatatttaaATTAAATAGGGATATAATATTCATCtattatataatattttttatttcataatatttatttatttctaatatttttttatatactatttatttttttaagttggtGCATACACAGCCATGTACTGTAAGTATACTTTAAGTTGTTCTACTTTATCGCACAAAAGTACaataaatacacttaaaattCTGCTTTTCTACTATTTAATTACAACTAAAATATATTTAACACAAAACTAGTTGTTCCAAAACAGTTAACTTCAAGTTAACTAATCGTCACCACGGATTGGTCTGACTGCAGGTACAATGAAATATAATTTCCTATACTTAGCATATTCATTTTTCACCAGAGTAAGTTGTTGTAATATGGTTTGTGTTGCTGAAATTAGCACAGTTTCCAAAAATAAAGTCGGGACAGTTTTTCCCTTCAGTTCAGTCCAATTTAGGCCCTTTTCAGACACGACAACGCAACATTAATGGATTTTATCTCTCTGTTAACCAGTTCTTTATCACTTTTCTGTTAATGTTCCTCCTGTTCATTGAGACATGACTTTTAAAAGTCACTCAAAGAGCCACGGTGCACACCATATTTGTTGAAGCTTATTGAACAGTCTGTGCTAAACTGGTGAGAGTCCATCTGCACCACAGAAGCCCTTTGGATGTTAGAAACACGGTCCCTGCACAGTCACCACTGTTTACACCATACAAACCTCTGGAACCCTTTTGGAGTTAgttttctcattaaaaaaaaaaaaattaaatcctttCAAGCTAACAAACGtggagtattgtgttaaacaaaACCATGATGGATTGGAACTGGTAAGAATTATTGATATATGATCAGAAAGAGACACTTTTAAGCAGCTTTCTCCTGTTCATTTGACTCTGATTTGAAAAACCAACTCTGCGGAAGCTAAGTCTCTGTCTTCACTCGGTCCTCCCGAGTCCGATTTCAATCTGAAAATGTTCTGGAAAAGCACCAAGAGGGTAATTCACACATGACACCGAGATGTCCAATTGCCACAGGATGATTGAAAGAAGTCTGTGGGTGAAAAGGGgatttaaaggtgacatatcatgcactttttttttaacaatttgacATCATTTTCTGAGGTCTTGTTGAGATGTAtgagacaggctttggtcaaaatacttGTTGGTTTAAGCTCAGTTGCTCTTGCTCcattgatcccagagggaaatagtTTAGCAGTGTCGCTTTaagttagcagcagatgctagtaaacaatgctttctcatcaacagaagttggtgtacgtcatcttcattcgCTAAGCTGTTAGTTAGCTGCTgctacaggaaaaaaaaatatcgaTTAAATAAACCATGAGGCATTATTACTCAGATACTTCCATCTGCCTGCACTGAAGTCTGAGAGTTGGAACtaatccctctttgtggctcagtttcttcaACTGggccaagttgttaaaacagtcggatGAAAAGTGGTTGCTGCACTTACAGTCTTTAattaactctgctggaacattaccctcaaatatagtttatccactgggaAGTCGCATGCTCCTCAGTACAGCCGACAGCAGAagatttccaccagaagctggcttcatccgtctagcagggtggatgtgagtAGGCGGGGCTTAGTGGAGAAGGTGGAGTCAACTTAAGGAGTGACTTCAATTTGTGATGAAAATCAGAACGGCTCGTTAAATGAGGACCTTTCAAACAAAGAGGAACTAAAAGAAAAGCCTGGGTTGTGTTTTTTGGttgtgacttcagacgccctaaTATATGCTACCAGGAACTGGAAAAAGGGATTTTAAcataatatgtcacctttaaataAAACGTTGTTTCAAGTTTCATTAAATTTTCCTCTTTTCGTGGCGAGTTTTAACTTTAAGCTGTGGGTGATGTGATGAACTGTGTTCCACCACAGAATTGAGTCTGTTTTTACACCAATGTCGCCAACATTCAGTGCTGCCTGTTTTCAGCCTCGTCCCTTATGTTGAGCTTTAATAATCCTCCAAATCATACGTGATGAAATGCGCACAATCTTGAGCTTTCTTCTGAAAATGTTGAAGGATGTGTTCATGCAGTCTCTCACAGTGCTGAACTCCCCCTGTTTACAGTTCAACTCATTTGTtaaggtgttttgtttttttgttttgtttttttattacctctttcttaaagggatagttcgcctcttttgacatgaagctgtatgacatcgcATACTGGCAAAATACGATGTCATacgctgcgtactgtgagccgagttccagcctcgttttggcgttgatgaaggtagtccggctagttggctggggccacaaaaataaagcgtcttgcttctcaaaacaatatgcgttcaaaagagtaatatatttgcatcacaaaatccttcatccagaaaaagtcagacctcacaatcgcttggcgctattttctctttcCAGTCGTATCACTCCGTGATTGCCACCTGctgatagccgcacctgttgcGGTGTTTACTGTtcagtctgcacggtctacatagCACGGTCTACatagcacgcagtgatacgaagggacagaaaatggcgccaagcgattgtgaggtctgactttttctggatgaacgattttatgatgcaaatgtattactcttttgaacgcatattgttttgagaagcaaaacatttcatttttgtggctgcagccaactagccggactactttcgtcaacgccaaaacgaggctggaactcggctcgcAGGACGCAGTGGGGGATAAGAAAATGttaatataaataatattgtTAATATGGGAtttcagcttcatgtcaaaagaggcgaaatatccctttaagcatTTTTGCCATAATCAACTTTTTCTCTAAACCAACTACcggcatcaaattcaagttgaACTCTCAGTTACTTTCAATCAAATATCGGGTTTAAATGATTTGCTGATCActgctttttgctttttatttgtgtCTCACACAGTGTCTCGTCTTTTTTGGAACAGGGTCGAGTTGAATTAAAACGCAACAAGTCGCACAATTTAACAGCGGCTGTTCTGTGTTTGGGGAAGTTTAAACATCGGGAGCAGATGCGCAAGGAAAAGATGGAAGCAGATTTGAAGTTCCACCAAAGTTCTCCTCATTAATTTGCCTAAATCACAGACAGTTCTGATGTGTTGCTGCTGTAAAATCCACCTTAACTCTTTAACACTGCTTGACATGCTTGACGCTGATTCGGGTGCAAACCCCGACACGCATTGGCGCCACCGTGAcgtcttctctcttctcttttttttcttcccaggTTTAGTTTCTTCTCGCGTGACAAGCAGCGCGGGTCGCCGCGGAGCGCGCACCTCGACGCCGGCTTCGACTCGTGGGCGGCGAAAGACGGCGTGTACACAGAACAAGCCCAGGAGGCCTTACAGCACCTGTAGTGCGGACTTAAGTCACGTAACACTCCACGTCCATCGCTCCACCGCACACCAAAACCACCACTAAAGACTCACACTGCAGCTGAAATAGTATGCGCTTTCTGGTGAGGACTCCCAGAGAGAAGAGGACGTTCTGGAAGGAGcacaataagaaataaaaaaagattgttaTTTAAAGACGTGAGAACAGCATTTCTCACTGAGAGGCTCATGCAGACTGTAGAGCTTTGAAAATGCCACAAAAtgctccgttttttttttttttttacaggattCCTGTCCAAAAGAGATGGTAAACTCACGTTGAAGGATGCAgagcaaaatgtgaaaaagattTCAAACCCCTCAAAAAAAACCCATACATTCACTTATGTTCCGCAGAAGCAGAAACGCTATGAttctaatttaatttatttaaaatgtccGCTCTTCGATCCATCACCAGCCTCTTTCAGAATCATGCCGATGGAGGCCCGCGTGTAGAAAATGTTGCACATGACCACAGATGAGTTCCTTTAGAATCCACAGAGAGTGTTAAAGCGGGTCGGTGTGGAAGCCCATTTCTGCTCAGAAACTCGCACCAACGGATTGATTCAGCATCAGAACTCCAAGATGAAAATCATGAGACAGTAAGCCACACGTTTTACCTAAAACATCCTAAATTGAATTTATATTCCGTCATGAATGTTTTTAGT from Odontesthes bonariensis isolate fOdoBon6 chromosome 22, fOdoBon6.hap1, whole genome shotgun sequence encodes:
- the rilpl1 gene encoding RILP-like protein 1 isoform X1; the encoded protein is MEDSGSALEKNVADLTVMDVYDIAAVVGQEFERIIDQYGCEALSRLMPKVVRVLEILEVMVSRCSISPDTEELRLELDRLRLERIDRLEKDKKHRQELERVEDVWRGEAQDLLSQISQLQEENKHLLSNMPIKDSMNEEDLQRPEGMTEIEKQVMMKLKEVVDKQRDEIRAKDRELTLKNEDIEALQQQQSRLMKINHDLRHKISVVEAQGKALIGQKVELQAGAQAQAQEVGALRQEVARLRERLQGELPAQNPEEAQPLPPSPAERAKAAAVVLGAEGWSDRPDPCELMPGGFDSALWPPSGSFGAEGHEHEEAEDEAVLLWEAMCDEDMPAVFQYFTKEALCEEESGSLDPKDPNRPRFTLQELRDVLHERNELKAKVFLLQEELAYYKSDEAEDEIGTPSPSPSPELRTRSRSSAQPESGIKRLFSFFSRDKQRGSPRSAHLDAGFDSWAAKDGVYTEQAQEALQHL